A genomic region of Streptomyces sp. NBC_00247 contains the following coding sequences:
- a CDS encoding GNAT family N-acetyltransferase gives MTWLPDDFVHPVHVPVPGTTVHLRPIREADTAIDYPAVMGSRERLWEIFGPAWGWPAESMTYEGDRADLRRHEEEIAAHRSFNYALLDEAETVLLGCVYVDPPERTGADGEISWWVVDELAGGDVEKALDAFVPRWIAAAWPFRHARHLGRDISWTEWLALPGTS, from the coding sequence ATGACCTGGCTGCCCGACGACTTCGTCCACCCCGTCCACGTGCCCGTACCCGGCACCACCGTCCACCTGCGCCCGATCCGGGAGGCGGACACCGCGATCGACTATCCCGCGGTGATGGGCTCCCGGGAGCGCCTGTGGGAGATCTTCGGCCCTGCCTGGGGGTGGCCCGCCGAGTCGATGACGTACGAGGGGGACCGCGCCGATCTGCGGCGGCACGAGGAGGAGATCGCCGCGCACCGGTCCTTCAACTACGCCCTGCTGGACGAGGCGGAGACGGTGCTCCTCGGCTGCGTCTACGTCGACCCTCCGGAGCGCACCGGTGCGGACGGCGAGATCTCCTGGTGGGTGGTGGACGAGTTGGCCGGCGGTGACGTGGAGAAGGCCCTCGACGCGTTCGTGCCGCGGTGGATCGCCGCCGCCTGGCCTTTCCGGCACGCCCGCCACCTGGGCCGCGACATCTCCTGGACGGAGTGGCTCGCCCTCCCCGGCACCTCGTGA
- a CDS encoding MBL fold metallo-hydrolase: MQLTKHAHACVTLEKEGTRVVIDPGTFTPDAAEAVGLAHAVLITHDHFDHFDGELVAAALEARPGLRVYGTAAVADALGGHGGRVRAVAAGDSFTVGPLAVTVHGRRHAPIHADIPCPDNVGYLVDGAVHHPGDSYSVPDAPVRTLLLPTSGPWTRLGEAADYVRAVGPERVIQIHELMLSELGQISTARFLGEQGLTGVAIERLEPGTTVRL, encoded by the coding sequence GTGCAGCTCACCAAGCACGCCCACGCCTGCGTCACGCTGGAGAAGGAGGGCACCCGCGTCGTCATCGACCCCGGCACCTTCACCCCGGACGCGGCGGAGGCCGTCGGCCTCGCCCATGCCGTCCTGATCACGCACGACCACTTCGACCACTTCGACGGGGAGCTCGTCGCCGCCGCTCTCGAAGCGCGCCCCGGCCTGCGGGTCTACGGCACGGCCGCCGTCGCGGACGCCCTGGGCGGCCACGGCGGCCGGGTCCGCGCCGTCGCCGCGGGTGATTCCTTCACCGTCGGCCCTCTCGCCGTCACCGTCCACGGGCGCAGGCACGCGCCGATCCACGCCGACATCCCGTGTCCCGACAACGTCGGCTACCTCGTCGACGGCGCCGTCCACCACCCCGGCGACTCCTACTCCGTACCCGACGCCCCGGTGCGCACCCTCCTGCTCCCGACCAGCGGTCCGTGGACCAGACTCGGCGAAGCCGCCGACTACGTCCGTGCCGTCGGGCCCGAGCGGGTCATCCAGATCCACGAACTCATGCTCAGCGAACTCGGGCAGATCTCCACGGCGCGGTTCCTCGGCGAGCAGGGGCTGACCGGCGTCGCGATCGAACGGCTGGAGCCCGGCACCACCGTCCGGCTCTGA
- a CDS encoding MarR family winged helix-turn-helix transcriptional regulator: MDDARLAEELRLTIGQLVRAVRTADTMPPGEASVLGYLDRGGPMTAADIASRRGVSHQSATKTVKELVGQGYVRAEPHPLDGRKLLLRLTAAGSDRLAQERGRRAEGLGGAIDEVLGPGERETLAAALPLLARLTTHLRDTPRARKPGR; this comes from the coding sequence ATGGACGACGCCCGACTGGCCGAGGAACTCCGTCTGACCATCGGACAACTGGTCCGCGCGGTGCGCACCGCCGACACCATGCCGCCCGGCGAGGCCTCCGTACTCGGCTACCTGGACCGCGGCGGCCCGATGACCGCCGCCGACATCGCGTCGAGACGGGGCGTCAGCCACCAGTCGGCCACCAAAACGGTCAAGGAGCTCGTGGGCCAGGGCTACGTACGGGCCGAGCCGCACCCCCTCGACGGGCGCAAACTCCTGCTCCGTCTCACGGCCGCCGGAAGCGACCGGCTCGCGCAGGAGCGCGGCAGGCGCGCGGAGGGGCTCGGCGGCGCGATCGACGAGGTGCTCGGTCCCGGCGAGCGGGAGACCCTCGCGGCCGCGCTGCCCCTGCTGGCACGCCTGACCACACACCTGCGGGACACGCCCCGGGCACGCAAGCCGGGCCGCTGA
- a CDS encoding DUF2786 domain-containing protein: MEPVIDQACAAALYAEGDAGLDTGASLLAAAPGADDEAHRRGEEFLRRAWARGWQPADVVRFVRRELDEERAALAATLIAAETAGYATLPPRWSGQLAELPPPVPRNRPDRFSYASALLELYRLLLRLPAVEAVGPPPGEATAGGSHLPPPAHGEPRMLTRIRALLAKAEGTDFPEEAEALTTKAQELMARHSIDEALLAARTHSGDRPGACRIGVDAPYETAKAILLDAVASANRCRAVWNSDLGFTTVVGFEPDLEAVELLFTSLLVQGTSAMARAEAGQRAGGRKRTKTFRQSFLMGYAQRLGSRLAADTARVTAEAGAAAAGADGGGTDGPGDDALLPVLAARDVAVSGAAERMFPRTTTTRVRGATDPDGWTHGTEAADRARVGGREGRGINP, encoded by the coding sequence ATGGAACCGGTGATCGACCAGGCGTGCGCGGCGGCCCTCTACGCGGAGGGCGACGCCGGTCTGGACACCGGTGCGTCGCTGCTCGCCGCCGCCCCGGGCGCGGACGACGAGGCGCACCGGCGCGGCGAGGAGTTCCTCCGCCGCGCGTGGGCCCGGGGCTGGCAGCCCGCCGACGTCGTACGGTTCGTGCGCCGGGAGCTGGACGAGGAGCGGGCGGCCCTCGCCGCGACCCTGATCGCCGCCGAGACCGCCGGGTACGCGACGCTCCCGCCGCGCTGGTCGGGCCAGCTCGCCGAGCTGCCGCCGCCCGTGCCCCGTAACCGGCCCGACCGTTTCTCCTACGCCTCCGCGCTGCTGGAGCTGTACCGGCTGCTGCTGCGGCTCCCCGCCGTGGAGGCGGTCGGGCCGCCGCCCGGCGAGGCAACGGCCGGCGGCTCGCACCTTCCGCCGCCCGCGCACGGCGAACCCCGGATGCTGACCCGCATCCGCGCCCTGCTGGCGAAGGCGGAGGGGACGGACTTCCCGGAGGAGGCCGAGGCGCTCACCACCAAGGCGCAGGAGCTGATGGCCCGGCACAGCATCGACGAGGCGCTGCTCGCCGCCCGTACCCACAGCGGGGACCGGCCCGGCGCCTGCCGGATCGGGGTCGACGCCCCGTACGAGACGGCCAAGGCGATCCTGCTCGACGCGGTCGCCTCGGCGAACCGCTGCCGGGCCGTGTGGAACAGCGACCTCGGCTTCACCACGGTCGTCGGCTTCGAGCCCGACCTGGAGGCGGTGGAACTCCTCTTCACCTCGCTGCTGGTGCAGGGCACCTCCGCGATGGCGCGCGCCGAAGCGGGGCAGCGGGCCGGCGGCCGGAAGCGGACCAAGACGTTCCGGCAGTCCTTCCTGATGGGGTACGCCCAGCGGCTCGGCAGCCGGCTCGCCGCCGACACCGCGCGGGTGACCGCCGAGGCCGGCGCGGCAGCGGCGGGCGCGGACGGCGGCGGTACGGACGGGCCGGGCGACGACGCGCTGCTGCCCGTGCTGGCCGCCCGCGACGTGGCGGTCTCCGGCGCGGCGGAGCGGATGTTCCCCCGTACCACGACCACCCGGGTGCGCGGCGCCACCGATCCGGACGGCTGGACCCACGGCACCGAGGCCGCCGACCGCGCCCGGGTGGGGGGACGCGAGGGCCGGGGGATCAACCCGTAG
- a CDS encoding NADP-dependent oxidoreductase: MKAIVFEEFGGPEVLRMTEVDAPRVAPGRLRARVRAAGVNPLDYKIRKGWMRQAAPTAFPATPGSEFAGVVEEVGEGVTDFAPGDEVLGYSETGSYATEVLAVPEKITRKPADLDWETAAALPVATETASRVLDELALDAGETLLLHGAAGAVGSAAVQLATARGATVIGTASPANHDYLRVLGATPVEYGPGLVERVRALAPQGVDAVFDAAGRGALPDSIELRGGTTDRVITIADADAPALGVAFSAGGGGPSAARLAANARRAVLGELRIPVDHTYPLARAAEAHRVSEAGHVRGKLVLLPPQEG, translated from the coding sequence ATGAAGGCGATCGTGTTCGAGGAGTTCGGCGGCCCCGAGGTGCTGCGGATGACGGAGGTGGACGCCCCGCGGGTGGCGCCGGGCAGGCTCCGGGCCCGGGTCCGTGCCGCCGGGGTCAACCCGCTCGACTACAAGATCCGCAAGGGGTGGATGCGACAGGCGGCCCCCACCGCGTTCCCCGCGACGCCCGGCAGCGAGTTCGCGGGCGTGGTCGAGGAGGTCGGCGAGGGCGTCACCGACTTCGCCCCCGGCGACGAGGTGCTCGGTTACAGCGAGACCGGCTCGTACGCCACCGAGGTGCTGGCCGTCCCGGAGAAGATCACCCGCAAGCCGGCCGACCTGGACTGGGAGACGGCCGCCGCGCTGCCGGTGGCCACCGAGACCGCCTCCCGGGTGCTCGACGAACTGGCGTTGGACGCCGGGGAGACGCTGCTGCTGCACGGCGCGGCCGGTGCGGTCGGCTCGGCCGCCGTGCAGCTCGCGACGGCCCGGGGCGCGACCGTCATCGGCACGGCGTCCCCCGCCAACCACGACTACCTCCGGGTGCTGGGCGCGACGCCGGTGGAGTACGGCCCCGGGCTGGTCGAGCGGGTCCGCGCGCTGGCTCCACAGGGTGTGGACGCGGTCTTCGACGCGGCGGGCCGGGGCGCGCTGCCGGACTCCATCGAGCTGCGCGGCGGTACGACGGACCGGGTGATCACCATCGCCGACGCGGACGCCCCCGCGCTCGGGGTCGCCTTCTCCGCCGGGGGCGGCGGCCCCTCCGCCGCACGCCTCGCCGCCAACGCCCGGCGGGCCGTCCTCGGCGAGCTGCGCATCCCGGTCGACCACACGTATCCGCTGGCCCGGGCCGCCGAGGCGCACCGGGTCAGCGAGGCCGGGCACGTCCGCGGAAAGCTGGTGCTGCTCCCGCCGCAGGAGGGGTGA
- a CDS encoding bifunctional 3'-5' exonuclease/DNA polymerase: MTERWALAAAEGGGALLVPLERDGSPAGPVLREPDLAEAVRARPRVVRWVWRSTTEIYPRLLAAGVRVERCYDIESAELLLLGHAGRLGEPRSAAAALARLHNAPVPADPPPRSADPGAQSPLFEQSAGTQVPFEGLLDVYADQLRRHREAEHPDRMLLLTGTESAGMLVAAEMNRAGMPWRADVHRELLNELLGERYAGGGEPRRLAELADRVSAAFGRRVRPDLPADVIKAFAGAGIKVTSTRRWHLEGIDHPAVEPLIAYKKLYRIWTAHGWGWLQDWVREGRFRPEYTPGGSVSGRWTTNGGGALQIPKVIRRAVVADEGWRLVVADADQMEPRVLAAISRDPGLMEVAGHEGDLYAALSDRAFRGDRDQAKVALLGAVYGQTSGDGLKNLAALRRRFPLAVGYVDDAAKAGEEGRLVRTWLGRTSPPEPGPGDDGEAGLPQEGGADEEDGSGEGRRGYGFTPGYASSDARARGRFTRNFVVQGSAADWALLLLAGLRRTLAEEGLRGELVFFQHDEVIVHCPAEESERVVRAIREAGELAGRIAFGKTPVRFPFTTAVVERYSDAK; encoded by the coding sequence ATGACGGAACGGTGGGCCCTGGCCGCGGCGGAGGGCGGCGGCGCGCTGCTCGTTCCGCTGGAGCGGGACGGGAGCCCGGCCGGTCCGGTGCTCCGGGAACCCGACCTCGCCGAGGCGGTCCGCGCGCGCCCCCGGGTGGTGCGCTGGGTGTGGCGGTCCACCACCGAGATCTACCCCCGGCTGCTCGCCGCCGGGGTCCGCGTCGAGCGGTGCTACGACATCGAGTCCGCCGAGCTGCTCCTCCTCGGCCACGCGGGGCGGCTCGGCGAACCGCGTTCCGCCGCGGCGGCCCTGGCCCGGCTCCACAACGCCCCCGTACCCGCCGATCCGCCGCCCCGCAGCGCCGACCCGGGAGCGCAGTCCCCGCTCTTCGAGCAGTCGGCCGGCACGCAGGTGCCGTTCGAGGGCCTGCTCGACGTCTACGCCGACCAGCTGCGCCGCCACCGGGAGGCGGAGCACCCGGACCGGATGCTGCTGCTCACCGGCACCGAGTCCGCCGGGATGCTGGTCGCCGCCGAGATGAACCGGGCCGGAATGCCCTGGCGGGCCGATGTGCACCGGGAGCTGCTGAACGAGCTGCTCGGCGAGCGGTACGCGGGCGGTGGCGAGCCCCGCCGGCTCGCCGAGCTGGCGGACCGGGTCTCGGCGGCGTTCGGGCGGCGGGTGCGGCCCGATCTGCCCGCGGACGTCATCAAGGCGTTCGCCGGGGCCGGGATCAAGGTGACCTCCACCCGGCGCTGGCACCTGGAGGGGATCGACCACCCGGCGGTGGAGCCGCTGATCGCGTACAAGAAGCTCTACCGCATCTGGACCGCGCACGGCTGGGGCTGGCTCCAGGACTGGGTGCGCGAGGGCCGCTTCCGCCCCGAGTACACGCCGGGCGGCTCGGTCAGCGGACGGTGGACGACCAACGGCGGCGGGGCGCTCCAGATCCCCAAGGTGATCCGCCGGGCGGTCGTCGCGGACGAGGGCTGGCGGCTCGTCGTCGCCGACGCCGACCAGATGGAGCCCCGGGTCCTCGCCGCGATCTCCCGCGACCCCGGACTGATGGAGGTCGCGGGACACGAGGGCGACCTCTACGCCGCGCTCTCCGACCGCGCCTTCCGGGGCGACCGGGACCAGGCGAAGGTCGCCCTGCTCGGCGCGGTCTACGGCCAGACCTCCGGCGACGGCCTCAAGAACCTCGCCGCGCTGCGCCGCCGCTTCCCGCTGGCCGTCGGGTACGTCGACGACGCGGCGAAGGCGGGCGAGGAGGGGCGTCTCGTACGGACCTGGCTCGGGCGGACCAGCCCGCCCGAGCCAGGTCCGGGGGACGACGGCGAGGCGGGGCTGCCGCAGGAGGGCGGCGCCGACGAGGAGGACGGCTCCGGGGAAGGCCGCCGGGGGTACGGCTTCACCCCCGGGTACGCCTCCTCCGACGCGCGGGCCCGTGGCCGCTTCACCCGTAACTTCGTGGTGCAGGGCAGCGCCGCCGACTGGGCGCTGCTGCTCCTCGCGGGGCTGCGCCGCACGCTCGCCGAGGAGGGACTCCGGGGGGAGCTGGTGTTCTTCCAGCACGACGAGGTGATCGTGCACTGTCCGGCCGAGGAGTCGGAGCGGGTGGTGCGGGCGATCCGCGAGGCCGGTGAGCTGGCCGGACGGATCGCCTTCGGCAAGACTCCGGTGCGGTTCCCGTTCACCACGGCGGTGGTGGAGCGGTACTCGGACGCGAAGTGA